Genomic segment of Citrus sinensis cultivar Valencia sweet orange chromosome 7, DVS_A1.0, whole genome shotgun sequence:
ACAAATATACCCATATTATTAGTTCCAGTCCAGCAATCAAAAGTAACAGAAATAATAcctttaaaatcataaaaatttgaaatcaaattcattttcttttttgcataAGCATGCTCCATATAACATTTAATTGTATTTCTAGGAACTCTTCTAAATTGAGGTTGAGCATACCTTGCCATATAATGTTCAAAGTGCATGTCCTTCAAAAATAGCAACGGTTGTTTAGCAGCTACCATGGACAGTGTTAAACCAATTTGGTTCTCCTTGTCATTATATAAAAATGACCCCATCTCCCCCTCAGATCCATGTTGTGAAAGCTCACTTTATCATGGGTCTTTTGCATTGTATTTTGCACAACTCTTATTGGAATAGCGCTTGAGATATCTAGTGCCACCATTAGACTTAAAAGACAAAGAACtatgacaaaataaacaaaacgccaattcttcttttttgagCTTGGAATTTACTCCTTCCTTAATTGTAAAGTATTTCCAAACATTTGAAGGTTTTGCTCTTTTGTTAGACTTTGAAGAAGTACcgacaatattaaaaatagatgcACATGCACTTTGGACTTGAGATTCATTTAAACACTGATTATATTGATGCCCTATCAATTCTACATCTTGCCCCACTtgaacaaaattgaaatttggatCAAGTTCATAATTTCCAGAATGAGCCATATGTTTTGTAATAGCAAAAGATGAATTcaagaataaaatagaatGAGTTGAGAATATGTGTTGGAAAATCGGTTCAATTGGATTTTAATATACTGAAATTTGACAACGGCTATAATTTGCTGCAACGGCTAGAAATGGCTGGAAGCTGCAAATGAcataaagagaaagagagggagacaaattgataattttttgaaatgtgaaagaaaaaaaatgatgatttcATTAGTTCACTTcactttctcattttttcatttaaaaaaaaaaggaaaaagagcaTGTGTAGATGtgtaatatcaataaaatactTCTTTTTTGGCTAAATTTACTTAGCTAACATTTATTCaaacttacttttttttaaaaaaaaggcaagCTGATTTTGAATTGTCATTGTCACAATGTTACGCGGCCAAATACTTTAGGTATGTGATAAAGTGACAATGacatgttaaaataataaaaagtgactttcactttttgtttttggtcatctttcacttttttttaacatttaaaattaagacACATGGAAATGTGATACTAATACATTATACATATAAGTTATAACTATAACACACATTTCAAAACGtatgtttttaaattacaaaaaatggcttatattaaaattactaaatataacccatattattaaaatacatatactATAGTTCACACGTTTTAAACATACACAcactcatatttttaaattcactataaataaattcacaTTGACTCCTCCTATCACTCATTCGTTCACCTAAAATTCTAAACTCCTCTTATCAGTCATttactttgaatttttaatggaagataataacaatcaaaatgagTATCCTCATCCTGAGCCTGAAGGCAATGAGCACCATCCTCCTCAAGGCTATGAATTCAAAAGTCCTCGTCCTCGCCTAAAagttttttatcatttttacattaattgaATCAGGGACGAGGTGCAAAAGCTTCAGTGCAACTATTACAAAAACATATTTCGCTATAGTGTCTATGATGGCACGAGATCCTTAAAGTGTCATATTAATCGATGTCAACCCATATTTGAAGGTATTAACGAGTTTAATCAAAGGATGAGAGCTGGTGTTAACGCAcctcattaaaaatattttgttatcatgtattatttatattttgaatttaagttgttaagtgtttttaatttctaagaTGTTATTATTCTATCGTTTATCaaatattagtatttattcttattattatatcttaattgtaatcaaatttaataactgtaaataaattaatttacaaattacaatcaaaattgatttttttaacaaattagagtttttataattttaaaactaaaaaataatgccattaggaaaattatatttaaatacaaataaaaaaattattggggCCGGCACGGCCCACGACCCGTTTGTGCCTTGCCTATTGGCCGTGGCAAGcctcaaacttttttttttttgcccatGCCGGCCCACGGCATAGATGGGCCTCCTTAAATGGTCTGTGCCATGCATGCCCACAGCCCATTAGCCGCCTCTAGTCCAGACCACAAGGTCCAATACCAACTTGGATTGGGTGAGCCAGCGCCAAACCCAACGGGCCGAACCTGGGATGGTCCAGCTAAATTTCAAGCACTCTCAATCTCAACTAAGCACTTTATAAAGCGCAATTGGTGCATTTGGcacactgtattgtattatgccgtattgtattttttaattttgatatattgtattatgttgtattgtattagcactgtattataataatattgtgcAATATTTGGTGCTACAGTatactatattaattttttgtgattaatttaaattaaatattatataatataatataatgttttatataatattttatattatattaatatatttaaattgtattaatattaatattattatttattttaaattaatattattcaaatttagatatttataataaatataatgaatataaatttattaataaattataatgtaaaaataaaaatattatataatattatattaaattaaaaagttatattattattattattactactataataaaacaaaagcaaaagggaagaaaaaataaaatgatactGTAGTTCTTTATCTACCAAACATAGgcttgtataaatttaatgtaatgaATAGTTTTAATACAACAACCAAACAAGTCCTATATGTATTGTTATTTAGCTGATGCGGGTTAAAATGTCTTTCTCCCAATATCATAACTGTTTCTTGAGCTACATCTGTATGACAGAGAGACTGTAAAATGAAATGCTTTGGCTAGCTAATCGAGGATCAGTCCGCTAAGATCTTTATAAATGACAGAACCGGTTTAAAATGCAATTGAAAGGGAAAAATCAATGAATTGTAGAAAAACACGCCTAGTGATACTCAATCAAGAATAACTTTAACAATAAATGGttacttattttatcatttcaataaaatatggtgatttttattttgtacgATTGTCACGTACATAAAGTATACTACATCAATTAAgataactttattttaattttttttcttttggagagaaaaaaaaaaaaagaacgatTGCATTTGTAAGCCCATATTTTAAGAGTTGAATTAGAACAactatatcattttattattatcctGTAAGAACAACTTGATTAGTCGCTAATTCAATACATTCACACCCACGATCATCCAAATTTCAGTCCTAAATAAACTTAAGCGTTGGCGTTTAGTCATTTTTTTGGGgcatcttttgaaaaaaattgtatggGAGTCGTTCTTGGAAGTAATTCTATATATCATCTCCATCCAGacatttgaaaaaacaaacaataaatCTCATGTTAagagttttaatttaaacttatatattctttttccaACGCAATGAACAAGTGCATGTAGCTTAATGAATAAGGAAATAACATGTGAATGAGTCCACGCGATAttgcatttcttttcattaattgatttatgatttaaaaaatatagcatGTGAATGAAGCTCAAGTATGATTTCCCATCAAATCGATCTTGAGTAACTAGCCaactgaaaataataaatatttttttatcatgtcTTTTAAGacatttgatattattttaaggGAGTCTctaagttacatttaatgtaacatacacaacTCATCTCAACCACATGAATTGCGAGTCCCATAATTTTATGTGGTTGAGATGAATTGTGTAAGTTACATTGAATGTAACTTAGCACTTgccttattttaatatgagttttttttttcaaaatttattataatgatACACAATATGGTCTAATGGATAATGCGataatattaagttaattaatatcaaaagTTGATCTTAAGTGACtactcaaataaaaaaaattttgaccaCATCTTTTAAGgcatttgatattattttaacatgAGTTCTCTCTCTGAACTTATTATAATGatctaataatataaaaaaataaaataaaactctaaAAGTGTTTGTTCTATTGAGGGAGACTATCCAAGTACGAGCGAGCCAACTGGGAACCGACCCGTTATCCATCCACTGACAAGAGCGGGAGGTCGTCGCTGCTCTGTGAAACCAGCCTCACGCGGTTCCCTCCACTTTAGCATCCAAGTGATCCAGGCCTTCGCCCGGACCACGTGGATCACTCATTACTTGGATTGGGCGGGCCGGTATCGCACCCACCAGGCCCAACTTGGATGGTCCAGCCAACGTCCAAACACCTTAATGCCCCACTTGGTTACAGGCTCGCGTTACTGAGCCCGGTGATAGAAGTTTGATGTCAAGCTATCTATAAAGAgtcaaattgattttaatttgctCGATGTGGGATATAAGTCGTTCCTCCTCCACTGCCAACAAGACCAGCTGATGTTTTCGCCCATTTCAACGATTCAATTGCTGCCATCGGAAATGAACTGCGCTTGTTCTTTCCACGGAAGATTATTAATTCGTGatgataataacaaaatatgacGAAAATTGAGAGATGCTTGTAGAATAAGATCAAAATAAGCTGCAGGTTATCATTAAAGGTAATACAACATTGTGAGGCTTAAGTGGGTAATATGATAATATCCATGTTGAAATCTAACATTGAGAGGTATTAACAAAAGTCAATTACATTGTGTAAATGAATACTGAACAATCTACGAGTACAAAATGTTGGTCCACACAAAtgaatattgattttatccaaacataaatataataatatattgcaACACAACAGTATGGTAAATAAGATAGATAGATACTATAGATGAGCACAAAGGTGTGGGtctattttaactttaaagtctgatacaaattttgatgaattgattttataaaatacaatgaTAAGTattgaaaatagaaatatCATTTAATGACGAAGTTAATTCATCCACCATTAGATTGCATGTgatctgaaaaaaaatttaagtaaaagaTTTAGTTAatgtttgttgttttgtttgaaatttaaatgggTCTGATTACGAAAATCTGAATGACATGgtcgtttttttttaatatcttaatgTAAGTAgcatcttatttatttttacaataaaaaacatcttaaatttagttatttgatatttatgtcattataaattaaagcaaaaaaagaggattatattttatagtttatgaaataagttattttacgtagatatttttggaatataatatttacttgtcatttagattttttttcatttagataAAAGTCACAGGAGTTTACTTTTTCTGTTCAGatgtaaatatctaaaaaacagacataatttttaaaaaacaaacaagcatTAGAAAAAGTCTGAAATTAATAAGTTTGaaatttcagacatttaaCATACAGCCTCTTACTTTAATACAGTCTAACCCACACAAAGTAAAATgctgattttaaaaaatagaaaataaatatcattcaaataattcaaaatcaaataaatttcattaaaaaaatggtcTATTATGTATCTAGGCCCCGGATCAATTTGGGCCAGGCTACTTTCAAATTTAGCCGACAGCCCAACAAATGTCCACTCAGTGACAATAACTCACCATTCATTAgcgtaaataaaattaaatatcaaattaagggATTAAACTGGTGTTTTGGGGTACACCAATCAATCATCAGAAAGCAGCTTTTAGTTTTGACCATTGCTCTTCTGTACCTCAAATTTTACCATTCTCatgaaaattcaaacaaagctAAGAATGAATATTCGAAAGCGGACCTATCAATTGACTCAAAgtagaacaaaaaaagaagaaacaagtGTTTTAAAGTTATTGCAATAAATTTCGATCTCTCTGATCTCTGCATTTTCCCATGCGCACACATACACATAACATATAAGCCAGGGAGCTGCGCGCTTGCACCAATACTACACACTTCTAATTCCAAAGTACAAGAGATCATAAAGCTATCATAATAGCATAGTTTCTTTGTCTTGTTTCTTCTTGGGATTTTCTTGCCcactttctctttctttctttctccctTACCAAGAGAGAAAATCTCCGAGTCCAAAGAAAGAGTTTACTAgaaaaaccctaaaattttCGCATGCTTCACTATCCCCTCTTGCAATCTTGGGAAccccatatttaattttcctttcttctaaatctctctctctctctctgtgatAAGTGTGTGCTTTGAGACTTATAGACCGACATTCTTTTTTGTCCCAACCGAATGTTTcttcaaatatcaaaaaaaGAGAAGCCCCACTTCCTTCAACACATTGAAACTTTCCATAAACAAGCGAACAAAACAGATATTCAATGCTAatatactctttttttttttttgccctctgtgttttattttgtggtttttcatttttgcatgTTAATGGCAAGCTGAACATATGAGCAGGTTTTAGAATTCTTAGATGTAATAGTACAACTAAGAATTCTAAATAATACATGTTTATAGATGTAATAATACATGTTTATAGATTTATAAATCAATGGAATAATATTATGGACCACTGATCATTAGTGTGCTCGAATATCTAAGTTGTTTGACATTGTGTTTGCCGTTTACTGTTAAATGaactaagaaaaagaaagagagttGCACTGTTTTGCATGCGATTcactttcaattttaaattaagcCTCGGTGTTccatttatttcaattgtttattctcatacATACATGGGAAGtcattcttaaaaatttattctacaATGTCTGTACAATTTTGCTTTCTTATGACACAAGCAATTATAATTAATCGAGGTAACTTACTAAATCAGCTAATTAGTTAGCGATTAATTACATTGACATcgaatttgtataattatacATTAGTCATTAAGTTTTATCAATtagcaaagaaaaattatgccCAACTTTGGTATTAATTTGAACACCTCAAAGGCAAATGGGggtattaaataataaaatattacacttGAAAATATAGCAATGCATGCTTAATGAAAAACACCAtatgaaaagagagagagagagagttgagTTGCCCAAcctcaaaaaacaaaaaatgagatTCAATAGACTCGCCATCACTTGAGTCGCCGACAATACACACTAAGACGACACCATATCcaattcttatatttaataataattttacggATTCAATATTTAAGTCTCAAAATGAAATATCATTCGTTTATTGTatggtaaatataaaattatttattattttatatagtCATCTAATATATGAATGTTTGTCATGTCAGTTAAGACTTAGATGTAAGATCTTTAGCATTACTTTACGATTAAATATGTGTATATTTCTACCAAAATCACTTGCTAGCATGATGGTGATCATTAACCCACTGGGCTTATATTGCAATATTCTTAAACATTCGACAACACTAATTTCATATTCTACCGTGTAATGAAATTCTCCAGAAAATTTTATGAACCCTACCGGGTGTCGGCCTAAAAGCTAAGCAGCAGCTACACTTGTTCGTGCACATCATCGATAACCCTAGCTCCGTTCAACGTTACCTCGCCACTACAGATCGCAATCATAACACATATTTTCCAAGATTTTATGTCTCAATTAAAATCCcctatgaaaaataaaaataaaaatatataacttaTCCTAGTAAAGAATAATCTGTAGGACAAGGACCAAGTGATTGATATGATCAAGACCATTCATGTAATATCAACGTACGCTAACGCCATCATCAAATCATCAAAGCATCTTCTTGTTGCATATCGGTCCATCAAGTGATTCCACACAGTTATTCCCATGCACCTCTGGTGCACCCAAGCACGTCAGCGTATCATGcaagcaaaacaaattaaatggaaaagTAAAAGTATCTTTAATATGAAGTGGTAGCTGTGTATGGATGCTAAATCAGTCAAAAATTGTCAAAACACTCTTTTTCCCTTGACAAAACCGTGACGACGATCAAATCCCTCGAGATTATACACCCCTTAATGCCAATCAAATCATCATACCCTCGACTTTTACGATTAATAACATTAATGTCCGTTTGATGAAAGTAATCTCGTGGTATCAAATCAAGAAATCGTAGGTGTATTTGTGACATTTAAAGAACTGTAATGCAGGCACTATCTGAGAAAATGAGATCATGCACCGTTGAAACTTGAAACAGGTCGTATCCCAGGTTTACATTTACATCTGCTGTAAAGACACTTTTGTCCTCCCTCCTATTAAAGAAGTTTATTCGAACCAATCCATTTGCATAATCCAATATAAGTTCTGTAATTCAATATTTTCTCTATTTCGAATTTcgataaaaatgataaattttatgcgttggaattattttaatattttttaattgatcaGATAGTGATAAATACAATTCAATATGTTAGCAGGACAATGCCTGTTAAGTGATAGtttaatatatcaaaattaaaatctaaattaaaagtGTGAACTATaggaaaataagaaataaatctGTCCGTATGTATATAATTTATCATGAAAATACTCGAATTCttagctaaaaaaaaaaggtgtggAGGTTTCCACCCActcaacttaaaaattattaacatctTTAAAAGATCTTTAAAACGACATAATAACTAGATTACGATAATTTTGAgttatatttcataatttaacattcttaagtgatcaaaaaatcaataataattaacaaatactACTATTATGACGATATTAAATACTCAAATTGTGAAGCACGATATTACAGGTGCCATAATCAAAaagccaaaattaaaaaaaagttcacataaaaaattagggGGTGTTTTTAAGAATTAGAATGCCAATATCCATATTCCCTCCTGCCCAAAGGAAGGACATGCatgtaattgtaaatattagggATTACAGTCTCATCAAATTTGACACAGACATCTTCACAAAATCTTTTTATCCtccacaaattaattattaaataatccgcaattcaattatttaattaaaaaacaaaaataattatttatttcccattatatataaactGATCACACTTTACAATTGACATTCATCACTTCCTCCCTATCAATGTCTGTCTCTTCTTCCCTGTTGAACAACAACATGCAGAAAAGCACCTTCCACACCACCACCGTTCCATTCTTCTCGATGCCCGACACGTTCCAAACACCGGAAACGTTTCGGTTCTTCACCGAAACCCAATCTCTTTGTGGGCCGATATTTAATTCCAACCTCTCATTTCCTTCGCTCCCTGCCCTGAACTACCTTAACCCACCTCATTACTTCCCTTACTTGACCGATGTTTCGGTTGATTCTTCACTCTTCGACTCTGAAACAAAAACCGAATCGCCAGTATTTCTTtctgaaaacaagaaaaaagcCGTGACCGAGACCGAAACGGATGCTGCCACACCTCCGGTTCTCGATGGAATCGCTGCCGTTGTTGGCCTTAACGTTCTTTTCGGGACAAAAACAAATCCTACTAAGAAAACCGAAACTCCCGACGCTGTCGAGGAAAATATCGGGTCGCcgagaaaaaatgataataatacaATCCCAGTGCAAAAGAACTACAGAGGGGTGAGAAAGAGGCCGTGGGGGAGATGGTCGGCGGAGATACGGGACCGCATAGGGCGGTGCCGACACTGGCTCGGCACGTTCGATACTGCGGAGGAGGCGGCGCGCGCGTACGATGCGGCGGCCAGGCGCTTGAGGGGGTCGAAAGCAAGGACCAACTTCGAAATCCCCTCGGTTCTGCCACCTATTGCGACGTCTTGCTCGTCGCCGTCCTCTTCCGGTGAAGTGAAGAAAGCGAAGGGGAAAGTCATCAACAGTAACAGCAGTGGAAGGAGGAATAAGTGTTCAGTTGTGACTTCAATGGCCCatttgttttcaaataatgctattagttttaataataatgggTTTGATCATCATCAAGCTAAGAGGAATGCAAAGGCAAAGGATACTAATACTCTGGAGCTTGATTTGAAGCTTGGTGTTGGCCTTGCTGCTAAAAGGAATACTGCTGCATCTGCTCCATCAATGGCTGTTTAGTGTTTCTATTAGTTGTGTTAATTActaagatataattaaatgtaGTGTCAttagtgtttttttatttttattttttagtgttCTGCATGTGCATGCAAAGCTAGCTAAATATGCAAGCAGAAtttaagaatatatataattaatgggtGCTTTTTGATATAGCTAATGAGGTATGTATATATGATGGTAATATTTCCTTCTATGTATTTCTAGCTTTCTTTATAAGTTGCGCTTTACGGCCATCTGGGTTCATGTTTTACATAAATGTTTTAATGTTTTCTTCTTGACACAATGCTGATTATTTTGAGAGCTTTGAACGTTTTATTGCCAAATGGATCCCTGGAGTCTTGCATGTTTTGCACAAACAGAGATCACTTGACTAAGAGTCGTGTGAGACTCAGAATTACCCCTTTCTATAAGGCTTCTGAGTTCTTAGCTATATAGCCAATCGTTCaactttttgaagatttgctAGCGGTAGCTGGCCCTATATAACATCACAGATCATACGGCAAAATCTAAATTACTGTGGAGACCTTTGATTTCTAGAATGTATGTACAAGATGTACAGTtaccttttttctttcctttatacactatttcacattttcaattgaagaaaatagGATCATCATTATTACACTCAAAAAGCCTACTAGAATACCCAAGGTATGTAAAggttagggtttttttttaaagtcgcCCATGAAAACCGGGTGATGAGCTAAAACGTACAAGATTGTAGaaacatatttataatcaattaatttgacGCCTTTCGGGTTTTGggggttgggggggggggggggtttgtGGAATCTGACAAAATGGGATGGAGAATGCAATTGATTGGGATGAAGATAAAGATGCGAGAGTGTTGTGCAGTACGCCACCTCTAGAGGTGAGGCCAAGATTCagattcaaaatctaaaacaaatcaGTTCcttcttattactgtttgcgtCAGAGAGTGATAGAAAGATAGATATGTACGACTAGTCCACTAGAGAGAGACTGGTTTTCAAATCAATcttaaatttcatcatcttgGGCCGAGATATAGGTTGTGGTGAAGAATTGATATGGAGCAATCTCGAGGCTAAGTGCTTCTTCAATTGCCTTATGATAGAAATGCTATTATGCTACTAGTGATTGCTTACCGGACTGACTTTGATTGCAGAGGGTAATTTGTAGACTTGAAGTAATTATACTTGCCATTAATGTTGATTATGATTGTGAGTGTTAATCTCTGTAAGATTATGAGCTGGATTGTTTAtacattaatttcaaatattcttctatcttacaattaatgtaGAAGATACGCTCctcacataaataataaatagatcTCACACATATATTGTTCATATAAGGAAAatgtatcttacattaattgtaagatAGTATTTGCCtaatttgaattgaatctCATCTAACATGCAAGTTAGCTTCTCAATAATGGCAAAACCTAGAGGGTATTAGATGATAGGCTAGGTCTTTCATTTCACATATTCTCAAAAGCTACCTAACTGACAAGTTAAAAATTGTTCAAAAGCTAAAAAATTTAGCTGAAAGTTCATTCGTGCACAGCCATGTAAGATTATctcttttaaaaagaaataatatcaaaagaGTCGAGAATGACCAATAATATTTGGAGGCCGCTATTTTACAGTTGTTGTAAGGTACAATTTCTCATATAAACAGTATTTAAGTCTAAAGATAGTATTGTTCATGTGAGAGGTTGTACCTTACAGCAGCGGTAAGGTAGCTCTTCCCATAATATTTTACTATATAAGCACAATTATTAGGTTATATTTGACTAAAGTATTATAAATTGGGATAATATCTAAACATAAAATAGAACTATgaacactaataaaatataaaatcaaaagaaaaataaaatgtttaatgCATTAAAGTCTCATgaaatactaaaagaattttacGAGACTGGCTTATTTGCCTCAGTTATTATAGGTGAAAAACTACATTCTAATAAGAAGTAGAATATAGTGCAGTGTCTGCAACAACAACACATATTACCACCAACAATATAACATAGTCGACTACCAATAATACAacacaaacaagaaaaaaaacattaaaattaaaaaattgcaaagaaaaagaaaaatatagagCCACTAAAACAAAGCAATTCTCTGAATAGTCTACTCGTTGAACCCTGCCTAAGGCCATCAGAATCTTGACACACCATTTTTTAAGCCAACCTCCAACTCCAAAATAGGCCTACCCTCCCTCTCTGGACATGGTAGCAATCATCTGAGGATACCAAAAATAACCTCTTTAAGCAACGGCACCATGATAACAACAATGACAACAACCAACCAATCAATAGCTATAGTATCATACTGATACGAgaattatccaaaaaaataataataataaaataaaatgattgttTCCAAGATGGTTCTTAAATGCATGTTATTAGAAGACCGTGGCTTATCTCATTAGATAGCACCATATATGGATGATTGTCATTTAAGATAAATTCGAACAAGAATATCcatttacttctttttttggtgGTCTATTAAAATTCAACCCATAAATAACGAGGTTTAtctttgtttatattcaaaaGTCAATCTATGTTACATTAGCTCCAACATTACATCTCCcaaatttattacttatttttaaattcttaattacaAGTTAATATGTCGCAAATGTTTCTTTACAtatattctcaattttttttctttcagcaGTAGTAAATTtacctaaattaattaa
This window contains:
- the LOC102630980 gene encoding ethylene-responsive transcription factor ERF084 is translated as MSVSSSLLNNNMQKSTFHTTTVPFFSMPDTFQTPETFRFFTETQSLCGPIFNSNLSFPSLPALNYLNPPHYFPYLTDVSVDSSLFDSETKTESPVFLSENKKKAVTETETDAATPPVLDGIAAVVGLNVLFGTKTNPTKKTETPDAVEENIGSPRKNDNNTIPVQKNYRGVRKRPWGRWSAEIRDRIGRCRHWLGTFDTAEEAARAYDAAARRLRGSKARTNFEIPSVLPPIATSCSSPSSSGEVKKAKGKVINSNSSGRRNKCSVVTSMAHLFSNNAISFNNNGFDHHQAKRNAKAKDTNTLELDLKLGVGLAAKRNTAASAPSMAV